In a genomic window of Acidimicrobiales bacterium:
- a CDS encoding DUF1214 domain-containing protein: protein MSETRAAWAELLEVLAEAGERFAGKEWMVVDDRDVAEGHRTIAHILQSGLVSHAEFDPERPVWRRIVTPTRKFSGDNADAIYFEAPIRGDCTYRITGNLTQAVYTAFTVEAGANDGSYPDRTDGMLNDTQFDVAADGSYEITLGGEPQDRNWLRLSADAGRLTSRHYFEWESSAAGADLHLPLTIANLNPPDEPPPPWDDDLVAAAIRRVANHVRSKTIDGPQRAGRAAPPDWVGQIPNEFPVPQEPGDVALSAADAHYSLSRWLLGPDEALVITGRWPVCRYASVCAWNRFQQTLDYVNRPVSRNRATTALEADGSFRMVVAHADPGIPNWIDTEGRASGTLFFRFFLAEGDIDPLGAEVVPFAEIGT from the coding sequence ATGTCCGAGACACGTGCTGCATGGGCTGAGTTGCTCGAGGTGTTGGCCGAGGCCGGTGAACGGTTTGCCGGCAAGGAGTGGATGGTGGTCGACGACCGCGATGTCGCCGAGGGCCACCGCACTATCGCCCACATTCTCCAGTCGGGACTGGTAAGCCACGCCGAGTTCGATCCGGAACGACCGGTGTGGCGCCGTATCGTGACGCCGACCCGCAAGTTCAGTGGCGACAATGCCGATGCCATCTACTTTGAGGCCCCGATCCGGGGCGACTGCACCTACCGGATCACTGGCAACTTGACCCAAGCGGTGTACACGGCGTTCACAGTGGAGGCCGGCGCCAACGACGGCTCGTACCCGGACCGCACCGACGGGATGCTCAACGACACACAGTTTGACGTTGCCGCCGACGGCTCCTACGAAATCACCCTCGGAGGTGAGCCCCAAGACCGGAATTGGTTGAGGCTGTCGGCCGATGCCGGCCGCCTCACCAGCCGCCACTACTTCGAGTGGGAGTCCTCGGCCGCCGGCGCCGATCTCCACCTACCGCTGACTATCGCAAACCTCAACCCACCCGACGAACCGCCGCCACCCTGGGACGACGACCTAGTGGCTGCTGCCATCAGACGGGTAGCCAACCATGTAAGAAGTAAGACCATCGACGGTCCCCAGCGGGCCGGACGAGCCGCGCCACCCGACTGGGTGGGCCAAATCCCCAATGAATTTCCGGTGCCTCAGGAACCCGGCGATGTCGCTCTATCGGCCGCTGACGCGCACTACTCGCTTAGTCGCTGGCTCCTTGGGCCAGATGAAGCGCTGGTTATCACCGGCCGGTGGCCCGTGTGTCGTTATGCCAGCGTCTGCGCCTGGAACCGGTTCCAACAGACCCTTGACTACGTGAATCGGCCGGTGAGTAGGAACAGGGCCACTACTGCCCTCGAAGCCGACGGCTCGTTCCGTATGGTCGTGGCCCACGCCGACCCCGGCATCCCCAACTGGATCGACACCGAGGGTCGGGCTTCTGGGACCCTGTTCTTCCGCTTCTTTCTGGCAGAGGGCGACATCGACCCCCTGGGCGCCGAAGTGGTCCCGTTCGCCGAGATAGGGACTTGA